One segment of Burkholderia multivorans ATCC BAA-247 DNA contains the following:
- a CDS encoding ParA family protein: MQVVSIISTKGGVGKTTTAANLGGFAADAGLRVLLLDLDVQPTLSSYFTLAERAPAGIYEMLAYNEQRAEQLVSRTAFERLDLVLSNDDRGELNTLLLHAPDGRLRLRHLLPTLAPSYDLLLIDTQGARSVLLEMAVLASNLALSPVTPEILAARELRRGTLQLIEDIAPYRHLGIEPPPLHLLINRVHPVSSNARLIQQALRQVFQEQPGVRVLDTDVPAIEAYPRAATRGLPVHRVEYRQPAGRTAPAALETMRALAGELFPAWQERFALVTGRGDAGGAGHGQRT, encoded by the coding sequence ATGCAGGTGGTGTCCATCATTTCGACCAAGGGCGGCGTCGGCAAGACCACGACGGCGGCCAACCTGGGCGGCTTCGCAGCCGACGCCGGGCTGCGCGTGCTGCTGCTGGACCTGGACGTGCAGCCCACGCTGTCGAGCTACTTCACGCTGGCCGAGCGCGCGCCGGCCGGCATCTACGAGATGCTGGCCTACAACGAGCAGCGCGCCGAGCAACTGGTGTCGCGCACCGCGTTCGAGCGGCTTGACCTGGTGCTCTCGAACGACGACCGCGGCGAGCTGAACACGCTGCTGCTGCACGCGCCCGATGGCAGATTGCGGCTGCGCCACCTGCTGCCCACGCTGGCGCCGAGCTACGACCTGCTGCTCATCGACACCCAGGGCGCGCGCAGCGTGCTGCTGGAGATGGCGGTGCTGGCCTCGAACTTGGCGCTGTCGCCGGTGACGCCGGAAATCCTCGCGGCGCGCGAGCTGCGGCGCGGCACGCTGCAACTCATCGAGGACATCGCGCCGTACCGCCACCTCGGCATCGAGCCGCCGCCGCTGCACCTGCTCATCAACCGCGTGCATCCGGTGTCGTCCAATGCGCGGCTGATCCAGCAGGCGCTGCGTCAGGTATTCCAGGAGCAGCCTGGCGTGCGCGTGCTGGACACCGACGTGCCGGCGATCGAAGCCTATCCGCGCGCCGCGACGCGCGGCCTGCCGGTGCATCGGGTGGAATACCGCCAGCCGGCGGGCCGCACGGCACCCGCCGCATTGGAGACCATGCGCGCGCTGGCCGGCGAGCTGTTCCCGGCGTGGCAGGAGCGCTTTGCGCTCGTCACCGGCCGAGGCGACGCGGGAGGGGCCGGCCATGGCCAGCGCACATGA
- a CDS encoding ParB family protein has protein sequence MADLTPQDMAAKLLASGFERNGPSVAALSDPIADTPMVVTLDQLRPYDHDPRVTRNPAYEDIKASIRERGLDAPPAITRRPGESHYIIRNGGNTRLAILRELWSETKDERFFRIPCLFRPWPQRGEVVMLTGHLAENELRGGLSFIERALGVEKAREFYEQEMGRDSGQPLSQSELARRLTADGFPLPQSHISRMQDAVHYLLPAIPTLLYGGLGRHQVERLAVLRKACERTWERRALGRNLSMDFATLFQDVLAQFDTQPDNFSPQRVQDELVGQMAELLEADYDTLALEIDDTESRQRALTSDPAPSQAARPVAPTAPEPPRPPSPPSSPAGPTVQSSEPRTSAPAGAGLAAPAVGAEGLQQDGGLRDERLQGHIVSPAPTTERLQSIQRMVADQMGDKLPDFEADALRAIPVQAGGLYPISDVWYIEPGLDVPDRLRMHIAQFAREIAEEADVAGQVEPSEGGIGFVCVAPPAVRALPPFARAVLTLLHALCAAPRPAAGLDGARLADDLAALLHGGGAYPRLSDAGLVKLFRLLRLARRLLDLETGAASSNLGHGA, from the coding sequence GTGGCTGACCTGACGCCGCAGGACATGGCCGCCAAGCTGCTGGCCTCGGGCTTCGAGCGCAACGGCCCTTCGGTCGCGGCCCTGAGCGACCCCATCGCCGACACGCCGATGGTGGTAACGCTGGACCAGTTGCGCCCCTACGACCACGACCCGCGCGTGACGCGCAACCCGGCCTACGAGGACATCAAGGCCTCGATCCGCGAACGCGGGCTCGATGCGCCGCCCGCGATCACGCGCCGGCCCGGCGAATCGCACTACATCATCCGCAACGGCGGCAACACGCGCCTGGCGATCCTGCGCGAGCTGTGGAGCGAGACGAAAGACGAACGGTTCTTCCGCATCCCCTGCCTGTTCCGCCCGTGGCCGCAGCGCGGCGAAGTGGTGATGCTGACCGGGCACCTGGCCGAGAACGAGTTGCGCGGCGGGCTCAGCTTCATCGAGCGGGCCTTGGGCGTGGAGAAGGCGCGCGAGTTCTACGAGCAGGAAATGGGGCGGGACAGCGGCCAGCCGCTGTCGCAGAGCGAGCTGGCGCGGCGGCTTACGGCCGATGGCTTCCCGCTGCCGCAGTCGCACATCAGCCGCATGCAGGACGCCGTGCACTACCTGCTGCCGGCGATCCCCACGCTGCTGTACGGCGGGCTTGGCCGGCATCAGGTTGAACGGCTCGCAGTGCTGCGCAAGGCCTGCGAACGCACCTGGGAGCGGCGTGCCCTGGGACGCAACCTGTCGATGGACTTCGCTACGCTGTTCCAGGACGTGCTCGCGCAGTTCGACACGCAGCCCGACAACTTCTCACCGCAGCGGGTGCAGGACGAGCTGGTCGGCCAGATGGCCGAGCTGCTGGAGGCGGACTACGACACGCTGGCCTTAGAGATCGACGACACGGAGAGCCGCCAGCGTGCGTTGACCAGCGATCCCGCGCCGTCGCAGGCGGCAAGACCTGTGGCACCGACCGCACCCGAGCCGCCGCGGCCACCGTCACCGCCTTCGTCGCCGGCAGGCCCTACGGTGCAGTCGTCGGAGCCTCGTACTTCCGCGCCGGCGGGCGCCGGCCTGGCTGCACCGGCCGTCGGCGCCGAGGGCTTGCAGCAGGACGGCGGGCTGCGCGACGAGCGCCTGCAGGGTCATATCGTGTCGCCCGCGCCGACCACCGAACGCCTGCAATCCATCCAGCGCATGGTGGCCGATCAGATGGGCGACAAGCTGCCCGACTTCGAGGCCGACGCGCTGCGCGCGATCCCCGTGCAGGCGGGCGGGCTCTACCCCATCTCGGACGTCTGGTACATCGAGCCCGGCCTGGACGTGCCGGATCGGCTGCGGATGCACATCGCGCAGTTCGCGCGCGAGATCGCCGAGGAAGCCGACGTGGCCGGGCAGGTCGAGCCCAGCGAAGGCGGCATCGGCTTCGTCTGCGTGGCGCCCCCGGCGGTGCGCGCATTGCCACCGTTCGCGCGTGCGGTGCTGACCTTGCTGCATGCGCTATGCGCCGCGCCCCGACCCGCAGCCGGCCTCGATGGCGCCCGGCTGGCCGACGACCTGGCGGCCTTGCTGCATGGCGGCGGCGCATATCCGCGCCTGAGCGATGCCGGGCTGGTAAAGCTGTTCCGGCTGCTGCGCCTGGCGCGCCGGTTGCTGGATCTGGAGACCGGCGCGGCCTCCAGCAACCTCGGCCACGGCGCCTGA
- a CDS encoding DUF2857 domain-containing protein, protein MSAPHPLNQAVIAQALHDLRNGQLRRCKAMGFGEEELDALKHPELVSMLVNATVSWCSVSVNRDVLKRLLSQVHDVEREIATVDRMLRLGASTEMVSRFYGLTHQEVALRRDILGLPKRKGRHPVLDEAQDTALWKHWQAGIAERGIALDDEVAMLSLTMDLAETLSLPMSVIWAAIRNWIDQGLV, encoded by the coding sequence ATGTCGGCACCGCATCCGCTCAACCAGGCCGTCATCGCACAGGCGCTGCACGACCTGCGCAATGGGCAACTGCGGCGCTGCAAGGCGATGGGCTTCGGCGAGGAGGAACTGGACGCGCTCAAGCACCCCGAACTCGTGAGCATGCTGGTCAACGCCACGGTGTCTTGGTGCTCGGTGTCGGTGAACCGAGATGTGCTGAAGCGGCTGCTAAGCCAGGTGCATGACGTGGAGCGCGAGATCGCCACGGTGGACCGGATGCTGCGCCTGGGCGCCAGCACGGAGATGGTGAGCCGGTTCTACGGCCTGACACACCAGGAGGTCGCCCTGCGCCGCGACATTCTCGGACTGCCCAAGCGCAAGGGGCGCCATCCGGTGCTGGACGAAGCGCAGGACACGGCGCTGTGGAAGCACTGGCAGGCCGGCATCGCCGAACGCGGCATCGCGCTGGATGACGAAGTGGCGATGCTGTCGCTGACCATGGACCTGGCCGAGACCTTGAGCCTGCCGATGTCGGTGATCTGGGCGGCGATACGCAACTGGATCGACCAGGGGCTGGTGTAG
- a CDS encoding STY4528 family pathogenicity island replication protein has translation MATGGAPRRDGPVALSALFDDALRQLLPPAQPAGHGTTTAQAAAPASEGFLYSGNRHESVPLALFLDRRLTPLERNAWQVFRLQLNDDGVTTFPTYDQLRPYLASMPCAAQASHETVARALTLLRLTRWLSLVRRRRDPKTGRILGNLYVLHDEPLTPFEAMQLDPDYLGLVSQALTHAAKAVQIVGMNTLREIAEDPMLNGRTLPTRLQVLAQRMTRSEWADASYPQDPVDHESEEGQDGLLRNLEATSSESEAGPKPAPDGSLRNPKEDRTVRMDRINQVRTVPRAKALQHLRLPERLLRLKDEQQSGALVALQQVDESLRQAVLDEWDARCRNSAVRNPAGYLFGIIQKAIRGEFKAWAGEGGSPSTPPRPAAPAPSAPPPPAPNGPGREAARAYLAKLRSTLGDS, from the coding sequence ATGGCGACGGGCGGCGCACCACGGCGCGATGGCCCCGTTGCGCTGTCCGCGTTATTCGACGACGCGCTGCGGCAACTGTTGCCCCCCGCGCAGCCGGCCGGGCACGGCACGACCACGGCGCAAGCTGCTGCGCCGGCCAGCGAGGGCTTCCTCTACAGCGGCAACCGCCATGAGAGCGTGCCGCTTGCGCTGTTCCTCGATCGGCGCCTGACGCCGCTGGAGCGCAATGCCTGGCAGGTGTTCCGCCTGCAGCTCAACGACGACGGCGTGACGACCTTCCCGACCTACGACCAGCTTCGCCCCTACCTCGCCTCGATGCCCTGCGCGGCGCAGGCCTCGCACGAGACCGTGGCGCGCGCCTTGACGCTGCTGCGGCTGACGCGCTGGCTGAGCCTGGTGCGGCGGCGCCGCGATCCGAAGACCGGCCGCATCCTCGGCAACCTTTATGTCCTGCACGACGAGCCGCTGACGCCCTTCGAGGCGATGCAGCTCGACCCCGACTACCTGGGCCTGGTCAGCCAGGCGCTGACCCATGCCGCGAAGGCGGTGCAGATCGTCGGCATGAACACGCTGCGGGAGATCGCCGAAGACCCGATGCTCAACGGCCGCACGCTGCCCACGCGCCTGCAGGTGCTGGCACAGCGCATGACACGCAGCGAATGGGCTGATGCGAGTTATCCACAAGACCCTGTGGATCACGAATCCGAAGAAGGCCAGGACGGCCTGCTTCGGAATCTCGAAGCCACGTCTTCGGAATCCGAAGCTGGGCCGAAACCCGCGCCAGACGGCTCACTTCGGAATCCGAAGGAGGACCGTACTGTACGTATGGATCGTATAAATCAAGTACGTACAGTACCGCGCGCGAAGGCGCTGCAACACCTGCGCCTGCCCGAGCGTCTGTTGCGCCTGAAGGACGAGCAACAAAGCGGCGCGCTGGTGGCCTTGCAGCAGGTGGACGAGTCACTGCGGCAGGCGGTGCTGGACGAATGGGATGCACGCTGCCGCAACAGCGCGGTGCGCAACCCGGCCGGCTACCTGTTCGGCATCATCCAGAAAGCCATCCGCGGCGAGTTCAAGGCCTGGGCCGGCGAAGGCGGCTCGCCATCGACGCCGCCACGTCCAGCCGCACCCGCACCCTCTGCACCGCCACCGCCTGCGCCGAACGGCCCTGGCCGCGAGGCGGCGCGGGCCTACCTGGCGAAACTGCGTTCGACGCTCGGCGATTCCTGA
- a CDS encoding PFL_4669 family integrating conjugative element protein — MANESQPPLQLNLGSLRSAMSLTLHTHHASRIWHGRAPAEGRTGIIGLNGYISVMNKMKRGAEQDDPYSDFWMLRIEDKLTQTKASLQALREQVDQALADVPPALSLGENMNVQPVKLPLFVNAQLGFMAVYLLADYDDLARKLILAHHTALIDRSTLERWLNDGAHALRSLFSLAQQYRYSGATRDDFASKNAVARAALEKFGELPQDVLEGTRRSRFAPPIARRSGKPGAAPDAAPSAGAADVADDDHDHDGEGTKA, encoded by the coding sequence ATGGCCAACGAATCCCAGCCGCCCCTGCAGTTGAATCTCGGATCGCTGCGCAGCGCGATGTCGCTGACGCTGCACACCCACCACGCTTCACGCATCTGGCATGGCCGAGCGCCCGCCGAGGGCCGGACCGGGATCATCGGCCTGAACGGCTACATCAGCGTGATGAACAAGATGAAGCGCGGCGCCGAGCAGGACGACCCCTACTCGGACTTCTGGATGCTGCGCATCGAGGACAAGCTGACGCAGACCAAGGCCAGCTTGCAGGCGCTGCGTGAGCAGGTGGACCAGGCGCTGGCCGACGTGCCGCCCGCGCTGTCGCTGGGCGAGAACATGAACGTGCAGCCTGTGAAGCTGCCGCTGTTCGTCAATGCGCAACTCGGCTTCATGGCGGTGTACCTGCTGGCCGACTACGACGACCTGGCCCGCAAGCTGATCCTCGCCCACCACACCGCGCTGATCGACCGCAGCACGCTGGAACGCTGGCTCAACGACGGCGCGCATGCGCTGCGCAGCCTGTTCTCGCTGGCACAGCAGTACCGCTACTCCGGCGCGACGCGCGACGACTTCGCCTCGAAGAACGCGGTGGCGCGGGCGGCGCTGGAGAAGTTCGGCGAGTTGCCGCAGGACGTGCTCGAAGGCACGCGCCGCTCGCGCTTTGCGCCACCGATCGCACGGCGGTCGGGCAAGCCGGGTGCAGCCCCCGATGCGGCACCCAGCGCTGGCGCAGCCGACGTGGCGGACGACGACCACGACCATGACGGCGAAGGCACGAAGGCATGA
- a CDS encoding DUF3158 family protein, which translates to MTASSSTGQPARFLPLEQADFQRLEHGPYLKGLLQPFKGKGSLETWANQCTALRDDLIGLAQRRVLQQARAYPFTLLDVQLAQQTTGAGTTFLRWRNHDRSSMGVALWESLLDRPATPASLIDDLYAMELQRIALNMQISLLHTLGRQAQECASKAAQAEAAYLRRVHGHAASVPSTTPKESP; encoded by the coding sequence ATGACAGCATCGTCTTCCACCGGCCAACCGGCGCGCTTCCTGCCGCTGGAACAGGCGGACTTCCAGCGCCTAGAACACGGCCCCTACCTAAAAGGCCTTTTACAGCCTTTTAAAGGTAAGGGGAGTCTGGAGACCTGGGCCAACCAATGCACGGCACTGCGCGACGACTTGATCGGCCTGGCGCAGCGGCGCGTGCTGCAACAGGCGCGGGCCTATCCCTTCACGTTGCTCGACGTGCAACTGGCCCAGCAGACCACTGGCGCAGGCACGACCTTCCTGCGCTGGCGCAACCACGACCGTTCTTCCATGGGCGTGGCGCTGTGGGAATCGCTGCTCGACCGCCCGGCGACGCCGGCCTCGCTGATCGACGACCTGTACGCGATGGAGCTGCAGCGCATCGCTTTGAACATGCAGATCAGCCTCCTTCACACGCTGGGCCGCCAGGCCCAGGAGTGCGCCAGCAAGGCCGCTCAGGCCGAAGCGGCTTACCTGCGACGTGTCCACGGGCATGCCGCGTCCGTTCCATCCACCACCCCCAAGGAGTCACCATGA
- a CDS encoding single-stranded DNA-binding protein, whose translation MSTHFVGEGNIGSAPDYREFPNGNDEPRRLLRLNVYFDNPIPKKDGEFEDRGGFWAPVELWHRDADHWKDLYQKGMRVLVEGRTVKDEWEDADDNERTTFKIEARRIGILPYRIQAVTLSARTLEPEAAVPPPKETKGTKAPKETKAKG comes from the coding sequence ATGAGCACGCACTTCGTCGGCGAGGGCAACATCGGTTCTGCGCCGGACTACCGCGAATTCCCCAACGGCAACGACGAGCCGCGTCGGCTGCTGCGCCTGAACGTCTACTTCGACAACCCGATCCCGAAGAAGGACGGCGAATTCGAGGACCGCGGCGGCTTCTGGGCGCCGGTGGAGCTGTGGCACCGCGACGCCGACCACTGGAAAGACCTGTACCAGAAGGGCATGCGCGTGCTGGTAGAAGGCCGCACGGTGAAGGACGAGTGGGAGGACGCCGACGACAACGAGCGCACGACCTTCAAAATCGAGGCCCGCCGCATCGGCATTCTGCCGTACCGCATCCAGGCCGTGACCCTCAGCGCCAGGACGCTGGAACCCGAGGCCGCAGTACCGCCGCCGAAGGAGACCAAGGGGACGAAGGCGCCGAAGGAAACCAAGGCCAAGGGCTGA
- a CDS encoding DNA topoisomerase III — protein MRVFLCEKPSQGKDIARVLGAGQRGNGCYSGAGVVVTWCIGHLVEAVPPEGYGEQYKRWAIEQLPILPERWRVEPKAATAAQFKVVQQLVAKAGELVIATDADREGEMIAREIIELCGYRGPIQRLWLSALNDASIRKALGALKPSAETLPLYFSALARSRADWLIGMNLSRLFTLLGRQAGYTGVLSVGRVQTPTLKLVVDRDREIARFVSVPFWAIEVALSHAGQTFVASWTPPQGSTDEAGRCLQQPVAQQAGERLRAAGAAQVLSVETERVREGPPLPFDLGTLQEVCSKQLGLDVQETLDIAQALYETHKATTYPRSDSGYLPESMLAEVPAVLDSLVKTDPGLRPLIDRLDHQQRSRAWNDGKVTAHHGIIPTLEPANLSVMSEKELAVYRLIRAHYLAQFLPHHEFDRTVAQLTCDGQSLVAVGKQIAVAGWRQVLAASVPDDTDGEDAQRGQVLPPLQARTSCQVGQVELKALKTLPPKPYTQGELVKAMKGVAKLVTDPRLKQKLKDTTGIGTEATRANIISGLLARGYLLTKGRAIRASDAAFTLIDAVPTAIADPGTTAVWEQALDMIEAGQMTLDTFIAKQSSWVAQLVRQYRGATLDLKLPPAPNCPQCGSPMRQRSGKSGAFWSCSRYPDCKGTQPVEDTAAGKRGASRRPSSTPRRRSRAN, from the coding sequence ATGCGCGTGTTCCTGTGCGAGAAGCCGTCCCAGGGCAAGGACATCGCCCGTGTGCTGGGCGCCGGCCAACGCGGCAACGGCTGCTACAGTGGTGCCGGTGTCGTCGTGACCTGGTGCATCGGTCATCTGGTCGAGGCGGTTCCGCCCGAAGGCTACGGCGAGCAGTACAAGCGCTGGGCCATCGAGCAACTGCCCATTCTTCCCGAGCGCTGGCGTGTCGAGCCCAAGGCGGCGACCGCGGCGCAGTTCAAGGTCGTGCAGCAGCTCGTCGCCAAGGCGGGCGAGCTGGTGATCGCGACCGACGCTGATCGCGAAGGCGAGATGATCGCCCGCGAGATCATCGAGCTGTGCGGCTACCGTGGCCCGATCCAGCGGCTGTGGCTGTCGGCGCTCAACGATGCGTCGATCCGCAAGGCGCTGGGTGCACTCAAGCCATCCGCCGAGACGCTGCCGCTGTACTTCTCCGCGCTCGCCCGATCGCGTGCCGACTGGTTGATCGGGATGAACCTGAGTCGCCTGTTCACGCTGCTGGGCCGCCAGGCCGGCTACACCGGCGTGCTGTCGGTCGGGCGTGTGCAGACCCCGACCCTCAAGCTGGTCGTAGACCGTGATCGCGAGATCGCACGCTTCGTCTCGGTGCCGTTCTGGGCCATCGAAGTCGCGCTTTCGCATGCGGGCCAGACCTTCGTCGCAAGCTGGACGCCGCCGCAGGGCAGTACCGACGAGGCCGGCCGCTGCCTGCAGCAGCCGGTGGCGCAGCAGGCCGGCGAGCGCCTGCGCGCGGCCGGCGCCGCCCAGGTGCTGTCGGTGGAGACCGAGCGCGTGCGCGAAGGCCCGCCGCTGCCGTTCGACCTCGGCACGCTGCAAGAGGTGTGCTCCAAGCAATTGGGCCTGGACGTGCAGGAAACGCTGGACATCGCCCAGGCGCTGTACGAGACGCACAAGGCGACGACGTATCCGCGCTCGGATTCGGGCTACCTGCCCGAGAGCATGCTGGCCGAGGTGCCGGCCGTCCTCGACAGCCTGGTCAAGACCGATCCCGGTCTGCGGCCGCTGATCGACCGCCTGGATCACCAGCAGCGTTCGCGCGCCTGGAACGACGGCAAGGTCACGGCGCACCACGGCATCATTCCGACGCTGGAACCGGCCAATCTCTCGGTGATGAGCGAGAAGGAGCTGGCCGTCTACCGGCTGATCCGCGCCCACTACCTCGCGCAGTTCCTGCCGCATCACGAGTTCGACCGGACGGTGGCGCAGCTCACGTGCGACGGGCAGTCGCTGGTGGCGGTCGGCAAGCAGATCGCGGTAGCTGGATGGCGCCAGGTGCTGGCGGCGTCGGTGCCCGACGACACGGACGGCGAGGACGCGCAGCGCGGCCAGGTGTTGCCGCCGCTGCAAGCTAGGACTTCCTGCCAGGTTGGCCAGGTCGAACTGAAGGCGTTGAAGACGCTGCCGCCCAAGCCCTACACGCAGGGCGAGCTGGTCAAGGCCATGAAGGGCGTCGCCAAACTCGTGACCGATCCGCGCCTGAAGCAGAAGCTGAAGGACACCACGGGCATCGGCACCGAGGCGACGCGCGCCAACATCATCAGCGGGCTCTTGGCCCGCGGTTATCTCTTGACGAAGGGCCGTGCCATCCGCGCATCGGATGCGGCCTTCACGTTGATCGACGCGGTGCCGACGGCCATCGCCGACCCAGGCACGACGGCGGTGTGGGAGCAGGCGTTGGACATGATCGAGGCAGGCCAGATGACGCTGGACACCTTCATCGCCAAGCAATCGAGCTGGGTCGCCCAGCTCGTGCGGCAGTACCGCGGCGCCACGCTGGACCTCAAGCTGCCGCCCGCGCCGAACTGCCCGCAGTGCGGTTCACCGATGCGCCAGCGCAGCGGCAAGAGCGGCGCGTTCTGGTCTTGCAGCCGCTACCCGGACTGCAAGGGCACGCAGCCGGTCGAAGATACCGCGGCAGGCAAGCGCGGCGCCTCCCGCCGACCATCCAGCACGCCGCGTCGGCGCTCCAGGGCGAACTGA
- the arsN2 gene encoding arsenic resistance N-acetyltransferase ArsN2, which translates to MSTVTIYHNPDCGTSRNTLALIRASGIEPTVIEYVKAPPDRETLKALIARMGMRVRDVLRVKGTPYKELNLDAAHWSDDQLIDQMLAHPILINRPIVVSPLGVRLCRPSDMVIELLPQRPAGEICKEDGTTLLVDTPIAGSDPDLALALHEAGLPTADLTEPGRRFFAYATVSGERVGFGGFEHMGQDVLVRSLVVLPQARHRGTGSGMLAILLRRAFDEGGRQAWLLTTTAAPFFERAGFSPAERTAAPAAILATRQAASLCPSSAALLSRRMTL; encoded by the coding sequence ATGAGCACCGTCACGATCTACCACAACCCGGACTGCGGCACGTCGCGCAACACGCTGGCGCTGATCCGCGCCAGCGGCATCGAGCCCACAGTCATCGAGTACGTGAAAGCACCGCCCGACCGCGAGACCTTGAAGGCGCTGATTGCGCGGATGGGCATGCGCGTGCGGGATGTGTTGCGCGTCAAGGGAACGCCCTACAAGGAACTGAACCTGGATGCCGCGCATTGGAGCGACGACCAGTTGATCGACCAGATGCTGGCGCACCCGATCCTCATCAATCGGCCCATCGTGGTGTCTCCCCTGGGCGTGCGGCTGTGTCGCCCTTCGGACATGGTGATCGAGCTGCTGCCGCAGCGACCGGCGGGCGAGATTTGCAAAGAAGACGGCACGACGCTCCTGGTGGACACGCCGATCGCCGGCAGTGACCCGGACCTTGCGCTGGCGCTGCACGAGGCCGGCCTTCCCACCGCCGACCTGACCGAGCCGGGGCGTCGCTTCTTCGCCTATGCCACCGTGTCAGGTGAGCGCGTGGGCTTCGGCGGCTTCGAGCATATGGGCCAGGACGTGCTGGTGCGCTCCCTGGTGGTTCTGCCACAAGCACGCCATCGCGGCACCGGCAGCGGCATGCTCGCAATATTGCTGCGCCGCGCCTTCGATGAAGGCGGACGCCAAGCCTGGTTGCTGACGACGACGGCAGCGCCGTTCTTCGAGCGTGCGGGCTTTAGTCCCGCGGAGCGCACTGCCGCGCCAGCGGCGATCCTTGCCACACGGCAGGCCGCGAGCTTGTGCCCTTCGAGTGCTGCGCTGCTTAGCCGCCGCATGACGTTGTGA
- the arsB gene encoding ACR3 family arsenite efflux transporter, translated as MAVQTEAVAATPSFSMSIFERYLTVWVLLCIVAGIALGQFAPGAFQAVGRMEVAQVNLPVGLLIWIMVIPMLLKVDFGALGQVRQHWRGIGVTLFVNWAVKPFSMALLAWLFIRHVFADWLPADQIDSYVAGLILLAAAPCTAMVFVWSRLTGGDPMFTLSQVALNDTIMVFAFAPIVALLLGLSSIVVPWDTLLISVVLYIVIPVIIAQVWRRSLLRRGQAAFDRALERIGPLSIAALLLTLVLLFAFQGQAILQQPLVIAMLAVPILIQVFFNSGLAYWLNRRVGEKHNIACPSALIGASNFFELAVAAAISLFGFHSGAALATVVGVLIEVPVMLLVVRVVNRSRDWYEQAPRNVVRHPA; from the coding sequence ATGGCCGTACAGACCGAAGCCGTTGCCGCCACGCCATCGTTCTCGATGAGCATCTTCGAGCGCTACCTGACGGTGTGGGTGCTGCTGTGCATCGTCGCCGGCATCGCCCTGGGCCAGTTCGCGCCCGGCGCATTCCAGGCCGTCGGCCGCATGGAAGTGGCCCAAGTCAACCTCCCGGTCGGCCTGCTGATCTGGATCATGGTGATCCCCATGCTGCTCAAGGTGGACTTCGGCGCGCTCGGCCAGGTCCGCCAGCACTGGCGCGGCATCGGCGTGACGCTGTTCGTCAATTGGGCGGTCAAGCCGTTCTCGATGGCGCTGCTGGCTTGGCTGTTCATCCGTCATGTCTTCGCCGACTGGCTGCCGGCCGATCAGATCGACAGCTACGTCGCCGGCCTGATCCTGCTGGCCGCCGCGCCCTGCACGGCGATGGTGTTCGTCTGGAGCCGGCTGACCGGCGGCGATCCGATGTTTACGCTGTCGCAGGTGGCCTTGAACGACACCATCATGGTGTTCGCCTTCGCGCCCATCGTCGCCCTGCTGCTCGGCCTGTCCTCGATCGTCGTGCCGTGGGACACCCTGCTGATCTCGGTGGTGCTCTACATCGTCATCCCGGTCATCATCGCCCAGGTATGGCGCCGCTCGCTGCTGCGTCGTGGACAGGCAGCGTTCGACCGAGCGCTGGAACGCATCGGCCCACTGTCCATCGCCGCGCTGCTGTTGACCCTGGTGCTGCTGTTCGCCTTCCAGGGCCAGGCCATCCTGCAGCAGCCGCTGGTCATCGCCATGCTAGCCGTGCCGATCCTGATCCAGGTGTTCTTCAATTCCGGCCTGGCCTACTGGCTCAACCGCCGTGTCGGCGAGAAGCACAACATCGCCTGTCCCTCCGCGCTGATCGGTGCGTCCAACTTCTTCGAGCTGGCCGTGGCGGCCGCCATCAGTCTGTTCGGCTTCCACTCCGGCGCCGCGCTGGCCACCGTGGTCGGCGTGCTGATCGAGGTGCCGGTGATGCTGCTGGTGGTGCGCGTGGTCAACCGTTCCCGCGACTGGTACGAACAGGCCCCGCGCAATGTGGTGAGGCATCCGGCATGA
- a CDS encoding arsenate reductase ArsC translates to MTTEKTYNALFICTGNSARSILAEGILDELGQGRFRAYSAGSHPKGEVHPLALATLERLHLPTTGYRSKSWDELVAPGAPMFDFIFTVCDNAAGEVCPVWPGKPVSAHWGVPDPAAVEGSEEQQRKAFMDAALTLKRRIELFLSLPLQRLDAMSLQHELRAIGKQ, encoded by the coding sequence ATGACGACTGAAAAAACCTACAACGCGCTGTTCATCTGCACTGGCAATTCGGCGCGTTCCATCCTGGCGGAAGGCATCCTCGACGAGCTGGGTCAAGGGCGGTTCCGCGCCTATTCGGCAGGGAGCCACCCCAAGGGCGAAGTCCACCCGCTGGCGCTCGCCACGCTGGAGCGCCTGCACCTGCCGACGACCGGCTACCGTAGCAAGAGCTGGGACGAACTCGTGGCGCCCGGCGCGCCGATGTTCGATTTCATCTTTACCGTCTGCGACAACGCCGCCGGCGAGGTGTGCCCCGTCTGGCCGGGCAAGCCGGTCTCGGCCCATTGGGGCGTGCCTGATCCGGCCGCCGTCGAAGGCAGCGAGGAACAGCAGCGTAAGGCGTTCATGGACGCTGCGTTGACGCTCAAGCGTCGCATCGAGCTGTTCCTGTCGCTGCCGCTCCAACGGCTCGATGCCATGTCGCTGCAGCACGAGCTGCGCGCCATCGGCAAGCAGTGA